The Pirellulaceae bacterium genome includes a region encoding these proteins:
- a CDS encoding MazG nucleotide pyrophosphohydrolase domain-containing protein yields MSPPQVDTNHSESARRDVTLADFQALIRQMYFDKDEARGVDGTFMWLMEEVGELATALREGSAEDRSEEFADVLAWLTTIANVSGVDLTEAVQRKYGAGCPGCQQFVCCCPDQGKP; encoded by the coding sequence ATGTCGCCGCCTCAAGTTGATACCAACCATTCCGAATCTGCTCGGCGTGACGTGACATTGGCCGATTTTCAGGCATTGATTCGCCAGATGTATTTTGACAAAGATGAAGCTCGTGGTGTTGATGGCACTTTCATGTGGCTCATGGAAGAAGTTGGGGAACTTGCTACCGCACTGCGAGAAGGATCTGCGGAAGATCGGAGTGAGGAGTTTGCCGATGTCCTGGCTTGGCTCACCACCATCGCGAATGTAAGCGGAGTTGACCTAACGGAAGCAGTCCAGCGAAAGTATGGCGCCGGCTGTCCCGGTTGTCAGCAGTTTGTTTGTTGTTGTCCAGACCAGGGGAAGCCCTGA
- a CDS encoding TIGR03960 family B12-binding radical SAM protein has product MINTKLKTELVNEVLLKVQQPSQYVGGEHNMIRKDHCEVRGKLCLAFPDTYSLGMSHHGLQVLYALMNRDENWVCERAFTPWIDMEGELRTRNLPLYSLETFTPLCEFDVVGFSLQYEVCASNLLTMLDLGRIPLRQNQRTMKDPLILAGGPCAQNPEPLAAFVDVFVTGDGEPVLPRICDLWRDLRDECEQQGGFASGAAGQRQREEMLARVGREFPFCYVPRFYEPEYCNGRVIALNRTRADLPETVEPSVIADLDGIPLPVAPIVPFIECVHDRISIEIMRGCPWQCRFCQSTVIKRPLRIRSVDTIVDAALESYRNTGFNEISILSLSSSDYPHFEELVLRLKEVFGPLGVNLSVPSLRVNEQLRSIAELIGNKRRSSLTLAPEVARDDMREQIRKKIKNEDLFEGCRQAFRRNFESVKLYFMCGLPGERPVDLDGIIEMAETISEIGKQERGRYAKVTASVSNFVPKSHTPYQWNGMQSREYFHWAHRYLRSRCRLRSVQVKCHDVETSLLEGALSRGDRRVGDAIELAWRRGARLDSWCEQLDAKRWWQAFEDVGIDIQQLVHQPYELSDKLPWDHVNVKYGKTFLEKEQTRSVIQLDSMADAK; this is encoded by the coding sequence ATGATTAACACGAAGCTTAAAACAGAATTAGTCAACGAGGTTTTGCTGAAGGTTCAGCAACCTTCTCAATATGTCGGTGGTGAGCACAACATGATTCGTAAGGATCATTGTGAAGTGAGGGGGAAACTCTGTTTGGCATTCCCCGACACCTATTCATTGGGGATGAGTCATCATGGTTTACAGGTGCTATACGCCCTGATGAACCGAGATGAGAATTGGGTTTGTGAAAGAGCCTTCACACCCTGGATCGATATGGAAGGTGAGTTGAGAACGCGAAATCTTCCCCTTTACAGTCTCGAGACATTCACTCCACTCTGTGAATTTGATGTGGTTGGTTTCAGTTTGCAGTATGAAGTTTGTGCGTCAAATCTGTTGACAATGTTAGATCTGGGGCGGATACCCTTACGCCAGAACCAGCGAACAATGAAGGATCCGCTTATTCTGGCCGGTGGCCCGTGTGCTCAAAACCCTGAGCCGCTGGCGGCCTTTGTCGATGTGTTCGTCACGGGGGATGGTGAACCTGTTCTGCCGCGGATCTGTGATCTTTGGCGAGATTTACGTGACGAATGTGAACAGCAGGGAGGATTCGCGAGTGGCGCAGCCGGACAACGCCAGCGAGAGGAAATGCTGGCTCGAGTTGGCCGGGAATTTCCTTTCTGCTACGTCCCGCGATTTTACGAGCCTGAGTATTGCAACGGTCGTGTGATTGCTCTCAATCGGACTCGGGCGGACTTACCGGAAACCGTCGAGCCATCTGTGATTGCTGACTTGGATGGGATTCCACTGCCGGTCGCTCCGATCGTGCCTTTCATCGAGTGCGTCCATGATCGGATCTCCATTGAGATCATGCGAGGATGTCCTTGGCAATGTCGTTTCTGCCAAAGCACCGTCATCAAACGTCCCCTGCGGATACGATCTGTCGACACCATTGTTGATGCAGCGTTGGAAAGTTACCGAAACACGGGCTTCAATGAAATCTCTATCCTTTCGCTTTCGAGTAGCGACTATCCTCATTTCGAAGAGTTAGTGCTGCGATTGAAAGAGGTATTTGGACCGTTGGGCGTCAATCTTTCGGTCCCAAGCCTGCGAGTCAATGAGCAGCTGAGATCGATCGCGGAACTGATCGGGAACAAACGCCGTTCCAGCTTGACTCTTGCACCAGAAGTTGCTCGCGATGATATGCGTGAACAAATTCGCAAAAAGATCAAAAACGAAGATCTTTTCGAAGGTTGTCGACAAGCATTTCGTCGGAATTTTGAAAGCGTTAAGCTCTATTTTATGTGCGGGCTCCCGGGTGAACGGCCTGTGGATCTGGATGGTATCATCGAAATGGCGGAAACGATTTCGGAAATCGGGAAACAAGAACGCGGACGTTACGCGAAAGTTACCGCGAGTGTTTCCAATTTTGTGCCAAAGTCGCATACGCCCTACCAATGGAATGGAATGCAGTCACGTGAGTATTTTCACTGGGCGCATCGGTACTTGCGAAGTCGATGTCGGTTGCGAAGTGTGCAAGTCAAATGTCATGATGTAGAAACGAGTCTCCTTGAAGGAGCCTTGAGTCGTGGTGATCGCAGAGTGGGGGATGCGATTGAACTGGCTTGGCGTCGCGGTGCCCGCCTGGACAGTTGGTGTGAACAATTGGATGCAAAGCGTTGGTGGCAGGCCTTTGAGGACGTGGGCATCGATATTCAGCAACTCGTGCATCAACCGTACGAGCTGAGTGATAAATTGCCGTGGGATCATGTGAACGTCAAATACGGTAAAACGTTTCTGGAGAAGGAGCAGACGCGATCGGTCATCCAACTGGATTCGATGGCAGACGCAAAATGA
- a CDS encoding Rieske (2Fe-2S) protein — MSELEYQTVAKVAAIPDGTGEAYTIKGRIVAIFNEGGTFQAIDDLCPHMGASLAAGHLEDGVVSCPWHAWRFKTCDGTWCDNPKIKIDSFPLRIVGDEIQVAIPPKEDAPASDASGDADTKNTPLPNGESED; from the coding sequence ATGTCTGAACTGGAATACCAAACTGTCGCGAAAGTAGCTGCCATCCCTGATGGAACCGGAGAGGCCTACACGATCAAAGGCCGCATCGTTGCCATCTTTAACGAAGGGGGGACCTTTCAGGCTATTGACGACCTTTGCCCACACATGGGTGCTTCATTGGCAGCTGGACATCTCGAGGACGGTGTGGTGAGCTGTCCCTGGCACGCGTGGCGATTCAAAACCTGCGATGGCACCTGGTGCGATAACCCGAAGATCAAGATCGACAGTTTTCCACTACGGATCGTCGGTGATGAAATCCAAGTCGCAATTCCTCCCAAAGAAGATGCGCCCGCCAGCGACGCATCTGGCGATGCCGATACCAAGAACACTCCACTTCCGAATGGCGAGAGTGAAGATTAA
- a CDS encoding metal-dependent hydrolase, with the protein MATKLTWLGHGSWLIETGATSILLDPFLNDSPTCPIKSTEVSPDFILLSHGHFDHVSDVAEIANRTAAQVIAPYEVAIWFQKEHDVENTAEMNVGGGAEFSFGHLRMTNAIHSSCMPDGSYGGQPAGFVLTLSDGKIYFACDTALFGDMRQLATLEIDLAVLPIGDRFTMGPDDALEAVKWINPQRVAPAHYNTWPLIEQDASAWAERVERETQAKAIVVNPGEKFSL; encoded by the coding sequence ATGGCAACGAAACTAACCTGGTTGGGCCACGGCAGCTGGTTAATTGAAACCGGAGCGACTTCAATCTTGTTGGATCCGTTTCTGAATGACTCACCGACCTGCCCGATCAAGTCGACGGAGGTATCCCCTGATTTTATCTTGCTGTCGCACGGACATTTTGATCACGTCTCGGATGTTGCTGAAATCGCGAATCGGACAGCTGCGCAGGTGATCGCACCGTATGAAGTAGCGATTTGGTTCCAGAAGGAGCACGATGTGGAAAACACGGCCGAGATGAACGTTGGCGGTGGCGCAGAATTCTCGTTTGGCCACCTCAGGATGACCAATGCGATTCATAGCTCTTGCATGCCAGATGGTTCTTACGGTGGGCAGCCGGCAGGTTTCGTGCTGACACTATCTGATGGAAAAATCTATTTTGCCTGTGACACGGCCTTATTCGGTGATATGCGACAGCTTGCCACGTTGGAAATTGATCTTGCTGTGTTGCCGATTGGAGATCGCTTTACGATGGGGCCAGATGATGCATTGGAAGCGGTCAAATGGATTAATCCCCAACGCGTTGCACCGGCTCACTACAATACTTGGCCGTTAATTGAACAGGATGCGAGTGCTTGGGCAGAGCGGGTCGAGCGGGAGACTCAGGCGAAGGCGATCGTTGTGAATCCTGGCGAGAAGTTTAGCCTTTAA
- a CDS encoding 2,3-bisphosphoglycerate-independent phosphoglycerate mutase: protein MDIHELTRSLKTQNDSKIVMLVADGLGGLPHSPDGATELEAAKTPHLDALASQGVQGASIPVKPGISPGSGPGHLGLFGYDPLKFLIGRGALEATGIGFELQPGDVAIRCNFCTLDADGNISDRRAGRIPTEQSAPLAIRLRDVNIPNIEVFVEPVKEHRFVVVLRGEGLHGEVNDTDPQQTGVPPLAPKARNDASQRTAEVAAEFERQARAILTDQSQANGLTMRGFAARPHLPSYEELYGLKAAAIAVYPMYKGLARLVGMEIVGDAQTLDEQIDLLKQHWDDYDFFFVHFKYTDSTGEDGNFDAKVARTEDFDAIIPRVRAMNPDVLIVTGDHSTPSYLKSHSWHPVPTLLASNCCRPDGKKAFSERECITGGLGHFEAKYLMSLALANAGRLGKYGA, encoded by the coding sequence ATGGATATCCATGAACTTACTCGTTCACTCAAGACACAGAACGACTCGAAAATTGTCATGCTCGTCGCAGACGGTCTAGGCGGCCTTCCCCATTCGCCCGATGGAGCAACGGAACTTGAAGCTGCGAAGACACCCCATCTGGACGCCTTGGCGTCGCAAGGCGTCCAAGGCGCTAGCATTCCGGTCAAGCCGGGGATCAGCCCCGGTAGCGGCCCGGGCCACCTTGGTCTTTTCGGCTACGATCCCTTGAAGTTTCTGATTGGACGGGGGGCGCTCGAAGCGACAGGCATCGGTTTCGAACTCCAGCCAGGCGACGTCGCCATTCGTTGCAACTTTTGCACGCTAGATGCCGATGGCAACATCTCGGATCGGCGCGCTGGTCGAATCCCGACGGAACAGAGCGCTCCACTGGCCATTCGACTTCGCGATGTCAACATTCCGAATATCGAAGTGTTTGTTGAACCCGTCAAAGAACATCGGTTCGTTGTTGTTTTGCGCGGCGAGGGACTTCATGGAGAAGTCAACGACACCGACCCTCAACAGACAGGCGTACCACCACTCGCCCCCAAAGCACGGAATGACGCAAGCCAACGAACCGCCGAAGTTGCAGCGGAATTCGAGCGGCAGGCTCGAGCGATTTTGACTGATCAAAGCCAAGCGAACGGCTTGACGATGCGTGGCTTTGCAGCACGACCCCATTTACCCAGCTACGAAGAACTGTACGGACTCAAAGCTGCAGCAATCGCCGTGTACCCCATGTACAAAGGGTTGGCACGCCTCGTTGGAATGGAAATCGTCGGTGACGCACAAACGCTTGATGAACAAATTGATCTGCTGAAACAACACTGGGATGACTATGACTTCTTCTTTGTGCATTTTAAATACACTGACAGTACGGGGGAGGACGGAAACTTCGATGCCAAAGTGGCAAGGACCGAAGACTTTGACGCGATCATTCCGCGCGTTCGTGCAATGAACCCGGACGTTTTAATCGTCACCGGTGACCACAGCACTCCCAGCTACCTCAAGAGCCATAGCTGGCATCCTGTGCCGACGCTGCTTGCTTCAAATTGCTGCCGCCCTGACGGCAAAAAGGCGTTTAGCGAACGGGAATGCATCACAGGTGGACTGGGGCATTTTGAAGCCAAATATCTTATGAGTCTTGCTTTGGCAAACGCTGGGCGTTTGGGCAAGTACGGCGCCTAA
- a CDS encoding DUF983 domain-containing protein codes for MTSLPSSRKLRFNFASRHHLRSSQLFFRACRLRCPRCGQGKLFRKLLSMNPRCPHCDYPFERESGFYLGSIYVNYGLTALIVAVGFPVLTLSRTLTPNTALAVGMVITVLFPLLFFRHARSFWLSLDERIDPYQAPTSGASQVPADSQVGGR; via the coding sequence ATGACGTCTTTGCCAAGCAGCCGAAAGCTACGTTTCAATTTTGCGTCGAGACATCATTTGCGATCCTCCCAACTATTCTTTCGAGCGTGCCGACTGCGTTGCCCACGATGCGGACAAGGCAAACTCTTTCGTAAGCTGCTCTCAATGAACCCCCGATGTCCCCATTGCGATTACCCATTCGAACGCGAAAGCGGTTTCTATCTGGGCTCCATTTACGTTAACTACGGTTTGACCGCGTTGATCGTGGCCGTTGGCTTCCCTGTCCTGACACTCAGCCGAACATTAACGCCCAACACGGCCCTCGCCGTCGGGATGGTGATCACGGTTCTTTTTCCCCTCTTGTTTTTTCGACACGCTCGCAGTTTCTGGCTCAGTCTTGACGAACGGATTGACCCTTACCAGGCTCCCACTTCTGGAGCTAGCCAAGTTCCTGCTGACAGCCAAGTAGGCGGTCGTTGA
- a CDS encoding DUF420 domain-containing protein, translating into MSPEFIQLLPHVNASLNGIATVLLVVGYVLIRQRREMAHRRAMLSCFGVSVLFLICYLLYHAYAGSKRFPDYPPQAIRFTYLTILASHIILAALVPFLALATIVLGLRDRRRAHRKLARWTFPIWLYVSITGVVVYLMLYQIYPPRAEEGKIKGKGQTESIMMTSTDVSLLASKAEY; encoded by the coding sequence ATGTCGCCCGAATTTATTCAGCTGCTGCCACACGTGAATGCCAGCCTCAATGGGATTGCGACGGTCCTATTAGTAGTGGGTTATGTTCTGATCCGGCAACGCCGCGAAATGGCTCACCGTCGTGCGATGCTCAGTTGTTTTGGTGTGTCCGTGCTGTTTTTGATTTGCTACCTCTTGTATCACGCTTACGCGGGTAGCAAACGCTTTCCAGATTATCCACCGCAGGCGATTCGATTTACCTATCTCACGATTTTGGCGTCGCACATCATTCTGGCGGCTCTGGTGCCGTTTCTTGCACTTGCGACCATTGTGCTCGGCCTTCGGGATCGCCGCCGGGCCCATCGAAAGCTGGCGAGGTGGACCTTTCCCATCTGGCTCTATGTGTCGATCACGGGGGTTGTTGTCTATTTGATGCTTTATCAGATCTACCCACCGCGTGCTGAAGAAGGTAAGATTAAGGGAAAGGGGCAAACCGAGTCGATAATGATGACATCAACAGACGTTTCATTATTGGCAAGCAAAGCTGAGTATTGA
- a CDS encoding SCO family protein has protein sequence MSRAVMFWLAVLLVFSGAAILWVGSKYRSPQDIAIMVDEGPGSELADDQVPPLTEFELVDQLGNTVNSKQFKGDVWAGSFFFASCPSTCYNQNIKLQQLQAKYADRGLKLVSITCDPVNDTPVTLAAYSNRFKADAANWHFLTSENADVDYLKRIGNDFFNIMVAQETHTDHVVVFDREGKMRGTYNVLKGEDQLELNQMIDDLLEEPVKEDVSVEESSEAKSPSATPTT, from the coding sequence ATGAGTCGAGCTGTGATGTTTTGGTTAGCTGTTTTGCTCGTCTTTTCAGGAGCGGCGATCCTCTGGGTGGGGAGCAAGTATCGTTCTCCGCAGGATATCGCGATCATGGTCGACGAAGGACCAGGGAGCGAATTGGCCGACGATCAAGTTCCGCCGCTAACCGAATTCGAACTTGTCGATCAACTTGGAAACACGGTGAACTCAAAACAGTTTAAGGGCGATGTCTGGGCGGGGAGTTTTTTCTTCGCCAGCTGTCCCAGCACTTGCTACAACCAGAATATCAAACTACAGCAGTTGCAGGCGAAATACGCCGATCGAGGCCTGAAGTTGGTGAGTATCACCTGCGACCCGGTTAATGATACTCCGGTGACACTTGCAGCTTATTCCAACCGTTTCAAGGCAGATGCGGCTAACTGGCATTTCTTGACGAGCGAAAACGCCGATGTTGATTATCTGAAACGGATTGGCAATGACTTCTTCAACATCATGGTCGCCCAAGAGACACACACCGACCATGTCGTCGTTTTTGATCGCGAGGGCAAAATGCGGGGGACCTACAATGTGTTGAAGGGTGAGGATCAACTCGAGCTCAATCAAATGATCGACGATTTATTGGAAGAGCCGGTGAAGGAAGATGTATCGGTCGAAGAAAGCTCGGAGGCAAAGTCGCCTTCCGCTACGCCCACGACCTAG
- a CDS encoding ABC transporter permease produces the protein MLHEAKQDLIAIPSPTPWRAAGMLTWRELIRFLRQRNRVIGAVGQPILFWLLFGVGMNRTFQVPGQQFSEYFVPGTLVLILLFTAIFATISIIEDRKEGFLQAVLVAPTPRWSLVFGKVAGGTILAVGQSLIFLLLSLTLGISLGLSSAIALLIMMTVIATGLTCLGFVIAWRLDSTQGFHAIMNLLLMPMWLLSGAFFPVPSANNESSFSELVLYYVMRCNPVTYGVSGMRRLMFPTAVADWGDVIWLPSMTTCWLVTILFSTVMFVWAARMATRPTSGDLL, from the coding sequence ATGTTGCACGAAGCCAAGCAAGATCTTATCGCCATTCCATCGCCCACGCCGTGGCGTGCTGCGGGTATGTTAACTTGGCGTGAACTGATTCGATTCTTGCGACAACGCAATCGCGTCATCGGCGCTGTGGGCCAACCCATCCTGTTTTGGTTGCTCTTTGGGGTCGGCATGAATCGAACCTTTCAAGTTCCCGGGCAACAGTTTAGCGAGTATTTTGTGCCAGGCACGCTGGTCCTTATTCTGCTCTTTACGGCTATTTTTGCCACGATCTCAATCATTGAAGATCGAAAAGAGGGGTTTCTGCAGGCTGTCTTAGTCGCTCCCACACCCCGCTGGTCACTCGTCTTTGGCAAAGTTGCCGGCGGCACGATTCTCGCTGTTGGCCAGAGTTTGATCTTTTTGCTGTTGTCCCTAACATTAGGTATCAGTCTCGGTTTGAGCTCCGCGATTGCCCTGTTGATCATGATGACGGTGATCGCCACGGGACTTACCTGTTTGGGATTTGTGATCGCCTGGCGACTCGATTCGACACAGGGTTTTCACGCGATCATGAATCTTCTGTTGATGCCCATGTGGTTGCTCTCCGGGGCATTTTTTCCGGTTCCGTCGGCAAACAATGAGTCCAGTTTTAGCGAACTTGTGTTGTATTACGTGATGCGATGTAATCCTGTGACCTACGGCGTTTCCGGAATGCGACGGCTAATGTTCCCAACCGCTGTTGCGGATTGGGGAGATGTCATTTGGCTGCCATCAATGACGACTTGTTGGCTCGTTACCATACTTTTTTCGACTGTTATGTTCGTGTGGGCTGCTCGGATGGCGACACGTCCAACCTCTGGAGATTTATTATGA